CCGGCGGCGAAGCGAGCGAGCTGAACGGAGCCTTCGGGCCACGTGTCGGTCACGCCAACCAATACCGGCACGCGACCGGCAACCTGGTGGCACGTCCGTTCAAGCAACTCGCAACGCAGTCGATGGCTCAAACAGGTCGACTCGCCGGTCGTACCCAGTGGAAAGAGGGCGTGGATGCCCCCGGCGATCATGCGTTCGATCAGCCGTTCGAGGCCGGGAATATCGAGATGGTCCTGGTCGGCAAGGGGCGTGACCATGGGCGGAACAACGCCCCGCAGTGGAGCGGGCAGTGCCATCTTGGCAGCCGATATCATGGGCTACGCTCCTTTCCCGCGTGCAGGCTCGGCGCACAAAGACGGCTGCCGACTAGCACGATCAGAGCGATGACCTGAAGATACTTCACGTCAGGGACTCTCCTTCTTGGTCAAATTGCGGAAACCGCGAATGCGATGGAATGTCAGGAAGTTGGCGTCGTGAGCCCGCACCGCCCCGCCGAGACCGTCATCGAAGGCGGTCCGGCAGGCGGCGATCATGTCGTCGCCGTCGAAGAGCCAATCCACGTACTGGAAACCGTGCTTCTTGTGGTCGGAATGCCGGAGGATGACGGATCTGACCGACCAGTCTCGAAGATCGAGCGAGCTGATCAGGGCGAGCGTGTTGCGCAGGCTGGCCGGGGCCGGGCCGCCGGGCCTGGCCTCGGGAATATCGTTGGCCAGCGACCAATAGAGCCTGCTCCCGGGATCGAAGCGGATGGTGAACTTCTTGGAGCCGCCAGGCAGATCGACAAACCCGGCAGCCGGATCGAAACTCAAGGTCTTGCCGTCGCCGCTAACATTGACGATGGCCCCCTTCTCGGGACAGGCCGGCGTGTCCACACGGAGCACATCGACCAGCCGGCCGTCCGGGGTCACGACGAAGTTGCCTTCGAGCCAGCCGCGGAAGATGCCGCCGAGCCACTTGGCATCGCCGGGTAGGAAGTTGCTGAACGTCCATTTTGTGGCGTCGAGCAGATCGGCGTCGCCGGGGACGGAGAGCATGCCGGCGCAGTAGGTGATTCCCCACCCGACGGGCGGCTGGCGACGTTCCATCCCCCGCCAAAGGCGGCCCTGGTGTTCAACGACGGGCACGGGAGCGCAGTGATACTGCCCGTCGTCGCGAAGCAAGCCGCAGGCCGGGCCGGTGGGCGAAGTCCAGGTTTGGCCGCCGTCGGTTGAACGGCGGATGATGGCATTGCCGTGGTGATGGCTTGTGCCCATCAGATAGAGCGCGTGGCGGTGCACGAAGAGGGTGGACCAGAACTGGCCCTGGATCTCGGCGATCTGCCTCCAGTTCCGACCACGGTCGCTAGAGCGGAAAACCCGGGAGACGGCGCTGCGATGCTCGGTGCTCTTGGGTCCGAAAAAATCGTGCGAAGCGACGTAGTCGCCGGTGGGCAGGACGGCGATGCTCGGCGAGCCGATGTAGAGTCCGCTGGCCGCAGGGCTGTGATCGATGACCACGCCCGGGACCTTGGAGAAGTCGGGCTGACGCACCGGTTGGGTCGTCGATCGAGTCAGCGCGTCCGCAGACGCGAGCCTCAGGCAAACCAGACACGCGGCAAGAGGGAACACACGCGAGCACAACGTCCGGTTCATCGGGCCTCCTGACCATCAAAGCTGACGACGAAGACTTGGTTGTGACGAGCCGAACCGGTCTGGAGCGCCTTGATGTAGGCGATCTTCCGGCCGTCCGGGGAGAAGACGCAGGCCTCCGGCCGGGGCGCGTCAGCGTCGGCCGATCGCGGCGTCAGCCGCACGCTGCGTCCTGAGGCCACTTCCGTGACCCAGATACTGTTGTCCATTGCGTGGGCGATGAACCGGCCATCCGGACTCCAGGAGAACGCCGAGGCCACGCTCCACGGATTGTGCGTCACCTGGACGGGGGAGCCGCCATGGGGAGAGATCGTCCAGAGTTGGACTACGCCGTCGTCGTCCTTCATCAGGAAGGCGATGCGCGACCCGTCAGGCGAACTCCGCAGCCAATGCCTGGGTCCCTGGATCCCAGGGTACTTGCGATTGGCGGTGTAGGTGAGTCGTCGTTGAACGGTGCCTTTGGGCGGACAAGGACGACGGACGGTCGTTCCCGCGAGCGGGCCATTGCCGGGCACGGTCACATCCTCGGGGATGTCCACGAGAAAGACCTCAGCGATCGTGTCTCCCCGGATAGTGACCACATGGCCCTGGAAGGCGAGGGCGCGCTTCTGGCGAGTTCCGTCCGCCCGGAGATAGCCATTCGTGCCCACCCAACCATCCTCGAAGGCCTTCTTGATCTCGTCGGAACCGGGCTTGGGATCAGCCACCGTGCGAGTGACGAGCACGGAGAAGAACTCGCCGTCATGGTTACGAGGGTGGTCTTTTGGCACGCGGACCGGGCCGGCAGGCACGCTGACACCCACATTGCGGAGATTCACGTCCTGTTCGGCCGTCTCTTTGGCGTGGCAGCTGAGTACCTGGTCCTCGTAGGTGAAGCTCACCCACCGACCATCGCCGCTAAAGACGTGGACGTGACTCCCGCCGCGAAGGGCGCCCGGGGTGAAAGGCTCGGTCAGGTCGCAAGCGTCGAGATTGCGGGGGGGGCCGGAGCACCCTTCTTCCACGATAATCCCCTGCCGTCTACTCGGGCCATACTGCCAATCAGAGGCGGGATTCTCCGGGCCGAGGATGAACACAACCTTCTCGCCAGCCGGGCTGTAGGTGGCCACGCCGCAGCGGGCCCCATTCCTGGCCGCGTAGAGCACCTTGACTTGCCCAGTGTCGACGTTGACCTTCTCGATCCGCAAGCCGTCAAACACCGCCCCTTCCAGATCGGAACGCAGGTCATAGACGATCCAAC
The DNA window shown above is from Phycisphaerae bacterium and carries:
- a CDS encoding DUF3748 domain-containing protein, whose amino-acid sequence is MITAGTPGAASKGEENARIEGAAGVVSDRQITFAACGHILTNINVWSPDGRWIVYDLRSDLEGAVFDGLRIEKVNVDTGQVKVLYAARNGARCGVATYSPAGEKVVFILGPENPASDWQYGPSRRQGIIVEEGCSGPPRNLDACDLTEPFTPGALRGGSHVHVFSGDGRWVSFTYEDQVLSCHAKETAEQDVNLRNVGVSVPAGPVRVPKDHPRNHDGEFFSVLVTRTVADPKPGSDEIKKAFEDGWVGTNGYLRADGTRQKRALAFQGHVVTIRGDTIAEVFLVDIPEDVTVPGNGPLAGTTVRRPCPPKGTVQRRLTYTANRKYPGIQGPRHWLRSSPDGSRIAFLMKDDDGVVQLWTISPHGGSPVQVTHNPWSVASAFSWSPDGRFIAHAMDNSIWVTEVASGRSVRLTPRSADADAPRPEACVFSPDGRKIAYIKALQTGSARHNQVFVVSFDGQEAR
- a CDS encoding exo-alpha-sialidase encodes the protein MNRTLCSRVFPLAACLVCLRLASADALTRSTTQPVRQPDFSKVPGVVIDHSPAASGLYIGSPSIAVLPTGDYVASHDFFGPKSTEHRSAVSRVFRSSDRGRNWRQIAEIQGQFWSTLFVHRHALYLMGTSHHHGNAIIRRSTDGGQTWTSPTGPACGLLRDDGQYHCAPVPVVEHQGRLWRGMERRQPPVGWGITYCAGMLSVPGDADLLDATKWTFSNFLPGDAKWLGGIFRGWLEGNFVVTPDGRLVDVLRVDTPACPEKGAIVNVSGDGKTLSFDPAAGFVDLPGGSKKFTIRFDPGSRLYWSLANDIPEARPGGPAPASLRNTLALISSLDLRDWSVRSVILRHSDHKKHGFQYVDWLFDGDDMIAACRTAFDDGLGGAVRAHDANFLTFHRIRGFRNLTKKESP